In Carassius gibelio isolate Cgi1373 ecotype wild population from Czech Republic chromosome A10, carGib1.2-hapl.c, whole genome shotgun sequence, the DNA window ATGAAGCATACTGTTTACAACATGAGTCACCATGTACCAAAGGCATTTTCAGGGTCATTCAGGACAGAAAATGCGCTCACTTTGAGGTGGGTATGCTAAACGAAACATGCAAGAAGCAGAAATATCAAAATTTCACTTATTATGTACTGAGTTTGGTCCTGACCCAATGCAACCGGCCGAGCCACTGAAAACAGCAGATTGTATTTTCACTTTGGTGTCTATAATGTCTATAATAACCTCACACTGTTCGTTATCTGAATGCGTATGCTTCCTTTCTTGCTTTTAGCATTAGCTGTTTCATGGAAAATATAAACTatcaaatgtacaaaaataaaggTGCAACATGCATCACAAAGGAGAAGTTGAGTGTATGATGCATGCAATTTACAACAAGTCATTCAGGGTCATTCAGGACAGAAAACGGGCTCACTTTATGGTGAGaatgctaaacaaaacaaaaatcagagAGATCCAATTCCAACCAGATTTCATTTGTACTTTGGTGCTTCTAATCATGCATATCTATAATGACCTCATGCTGTTTATTCTCTAAATGCATATGCCTTTATTCTTGCTTTCTGCAATAATAGTTTTTCTGTCAAATTCAAACTATCTAATGCACCAAAATAAAGGTGTGACATGCATCACAAAGGAGAAGCAGATTTAATGATGCATGCTGTTTACAACATCAGTCATGTTGTAAGGCTTTTTCAGGCTCATTCATGACAGAAAATGAGCTCACATTGTTGTGCCAAGTTTGGTCCTGCCCCCTAGGTTGCTGAAAAAACTAATTGCATTTGCACTGCTAATCATGCATGTCTATAATGACCTCTTGCTGTTTGTTTTCTGAATGCATATGCCTCCATTCTTGCTTTCAGAATATgcaaactgttaaatgcaccaaaaGAAAAGCTGAATTTATGATGCATGCTGTTTGCAACACATGTCATCTTGCACCAAAGGCTTCTTAAAGGCCAATGAGGATAGAAAATTCACTAATTTTGAGTTGAGCATGCTAAATGAAACATACAAGAACACTTAAGGGTTCTAAAAGCATTTATGCAGTGATACCATAGAACAGGACTGGTCCTTGTGAGCCACTGTTCTGCAGAgaataaacacacctgaaccagactgagtagctaaactctgcaggacttgGCCTTCTGAACCATTTTTGGGTTTCCCAAAGAACCCTTCAGTAAACATTCCATTTATTTCTTAGTTTGAAGAACATTTGGatcatctaaagaaccttttccactataaataactttttgttcAATGGAAAGtttttcatggaaccatcaatgtcaATCAAGAACcttaatttttaagagtgtagactTTCTCTACTAGAAAAACCTCTTGTCCACTGGAAAGATTCCAAGGAATTTTAAAGAAACTTAAGCAGCAGAAACATTCCATTTGTTCTCATTTATTTTGTGCAATTTTCTGAGCAATAAATGTCAAACAAAAAGTTGTCAAAACAAGATTCAAGCACTCAAGTTTCAAGTTTCACACATTTGTTATTGCTACCATTCCCCTGCTGGGAAACATGTCGGCTAAAAGATGCTGGCTGGATTTTGAAATAcagtcattatttatttgtttgcagcATGGTGGTTACTCAAACTCTTATAGTCTTTCTCATATTGTTTGATTTTTAATTCATCATTGCTTTCCACAGATGGGAGAACAAGACCCCAGTGACCGGCTGAGAGGAGACCAGCTGAAAGAGACGAAGGAAAATGGCACTGGAAGTTTCTCCCAGTTCTCCTCAAGTGTGCGAGCCATGGTGCGCATTCGCCAGAAGTACCAGGCCATGAAGAAACGCCGTCTTGAGATCGCAGCAGTGTCGTCCCAGAGCTTTATGTCGCCACGGTCCAGCCCAAAGGTTTTCACCTTTGACAATCTTCCAGACACCATAAACTCAAACACCACTTCCCCACGCAAGCGGAAGAAAAAGAGGAAGGCACGGGTTTTGTATCCAAGCAGCAGCTTGAGAGCTGTACCCACAAAAGAGAGAAGCCGTGCAAAGAAATGCCTCTACTTGCTGTTCATCATCGTATTTCTACAAATTTACAATGCCATTGAGAACTTGGATGACCATGTGCTTAAATATGATCTAGATGGACTGGAGAAAACCCTTAAAAGGGAAGTCTTTGGCCAACAAGAAGTTGCAGACAGTCTTCTGGGTCATTTGCATGATTATTTGTCAACTTATGTCCACAATAAGCCTTTAGTGTTGTCGCTTCACGGACCTACTGGAGTTGGGAAGAGCCACGTTGGCCGATTACTAGCTCAGCATTTCCGCTCAGTTGTTGGCGAGGACTTGGTGATGCAGTACTTCATTCTACACCATTGCCCAACAGACGACgatatcccacaatgcaccaaATCTCTGGACTCTCACGTCACAGAAATGGTGACTCAGGCTGAGGAACAGGAAAAGATACCGGTCTTTATCTTCGATGAGGTGGAGCACATGCCCAGGCAGTTGCTGGACACACTGCAAGACCTGATTCATCCCAAAAACAACAACGAGTACTTAAACGCCATCTACATTCTCATCAGCAACCTGGGACATGAAGACATCACCAAATTCGTTCTGCAAAACTCCAGCGTTGCCGTCTCAGGCCGTCTGAGCTTGAGTCAGGAACTGAACCCTTGGCTGCGAGGCTATCTTGAAAGATACCACATGCTATTTTTGGAGGCAGACATCCTGCCATTTATGCTTTTGGAGAAGAGCCACGTATTAGATTGTTTTATTGACGAGATGTCCAGGGAAGGATTCTACCCTGATCGCTCCCACGTTGAAAAGCTTGCTGAAGAACTATCATACTATATAGTTGGTGAACGGGAATTTTCTCAAACCGGATGCAGGCAGGTTGTGGCAAAAGTGAACCTTCTTTGAAACAAAATCTGCCGTGCAGATGTTCAATGTGAGGAAAACCATTTTGTCAAATTTCATTGTGCATTCAGTGAAAAAAGTGTTGTACTGTTACAGTACcgtaaagtttggggttggtaaaattcaaattctcttctgctcatcaaggctgcattcatttgattaaaattacagtaaaaaactaattgttttctatgtgaatatatatgttaaaatgtaatttatttccttaagaaaatccttcagaaatcattgtaatatggcaatttgttgctcaagaaacatttttaatttagaaaccaTGATAAATTttgttcaggattatttgatgaatagaacatttaaaaataccattcatttaaatattaaatctttGTCACTTTATAAGTTTatctactgtcacttttaatcaatttaatgcatccttgttgaataaaagtattaatttatttgaaaataacaaTCATCTTTCTAACCCCAATCTTTTCCTTATTCATGTACTATGAAGCAAGTCCATAAAACAAGCACAACtcaaaataattcaatttttctttgtttattagaATTTCTCAATTTCTACTGGAGAATTGAGGTACAAAGACCAACTTACACAAGATTGTAaaatttgttattatatataataacaatatatataatagtaatatggAAAAAACAGTTggttttcataaaaaatgtaatgcacaaAAAGCTCTTTTGTACACCGAAACACATTTGAAATGGTTAGCTAGCGGCATTTCTTCCCACAATGCAGAGTTGCTCTCTAGCCATCAATGAGTGTGTAATAGATAGTGTTGCAAgctctaaaaatatatatgctgTCTGTTCAGTTTCCTGTGGGGCCTAAAGCCCTAGAAGTGCAACATAGCTCTAATGCAGCATCCTGAGAAATAACCTCAACCATGCAAATTTATGACCGACGCTATAAATCCAACGCAAGTGCTTAGCATGCCCTGACATCACCAGAGAAACACACTCAAATCCACTGCTACTTGTGTAATCTGGTTTGCTGCAGGTGCTCTACGTAAATATTTCCCTTAGATGGCCAGGTTTTACGGCCGGTTGAGATCGAATAACTCAGCTCCCACAAACTTGCAAAAACTGTCAACATGCCGCTAAGTGTTTTTAGTCATCGAGTGCTAGTGTGTGATGTAGGAAGGACAACATGGGGATTGGGTCCCTCTTCTTCTGTGTCTTTTGCACTACGGCAGCTATGCTTCCAGTTCAAACCCCAGTCCTACTTTGTGTCCGCCGGTGTTGAAGTTTTTTCCATCGATCAAGGCTGAGAGAGTGAGTTTCACCCCTTtacaatgggggaaaaaaaacattaaaagatacACAAAGATGTTAATAAacatccttaaaaaataaatcattggtCACAAGATGACTGAAATAGAATACTAGTGTAttacatattgtgaaatatataccatgtactatttattaatacattttgaatttttttttggcgACTTGTATGCAGAGAATGCTGTCACATAATCTCACCGTTGCTTGCATGTttaaattagtgaaataaaaattttttaaaaatacatttttgtttaaagaagtagttcacccaaaaattaaaaatttgctgagaacatttactcaacctcaggccatccaagatgtagatgagtttgtttcttcatcagatttggagaaatgtagcattgcatcacttgctcaccaatggatgctctgcagtgaatgggtgccgtcagaataagagtccaaaaagCTAAATTATTTGCCATAATCCAAAATAACGTTTGCTCTAGTTTTCCTTTCACATCAAAACCCACCCACAAATTTGTTTAGAGGACTCTAAACtctcggcacccattcactgcagagcatccattgatgagcaagtgatgcaatgctacatttctccaaatctggtcccatgaagaaacaaactcgtctacatTTTAGATGGCCTTAGGGTGAGACAAGTTTCTGTTCCTTTAATAATGTCTCaacttgaaaaagaaaacaagaatcaAAAAGGAAGATGTTAAAATCACTCTTGGTTCAATCTTCACACTGCAAATGAAATGCATTGCACCGTGGGATAAAGTGGAGTACAGTTCTCTGGTTGTATATTGAACATTTTGGCGAATATCATCTGGGTATTCGGTGCATACAGAAAACTCATGAATTGTGCAGTTTAAATTCTGCATGCTGTAGAAATGTAGTAGTTTTCCCTAGTAAAAAATGCcaatttaatttagaaaaatatatttatttcatactaagtataatACAAACCATTAGCATATTTACTTACACATCACTTACTGAAGTATTTCTttattgcacaatgcacatttttaaTATCACTATTAATAATCTTTAATTGCCAGATTTTTCTATTGtaccactttagcacaatcagtATATCTTTAATTGGACTTGagcactacttctgcacaattaaagagcattaaatacaaattagttgttccaatttagcagactttagcTTTAAGCATACCAGTTTAGTACaccaaaagtacaattgcagggtgttttaattaaccaaataaatatgtaaatatatctgtagtatacttagcacaaaataaatgtattatagtatAATTGTTCACTATGGTTGTGCTGTTCATATCATAAACAATAATTGTAAGATATTTACCAGGTCGAAGAGTCTGAGTGTAACCAACTCCAATCAGACTGGCATTGTTCACTTTGGCCTGCCATGAGGAAATgatgagaaaaataaaacatgctcAGGTTTGGTCATTCCAAGctttgaatatttaatataacttccTGTAAGCTTTTCAATGGGCAGATTTAGACCTGAAACAATCCAAGAAAAAAACATGGATGCAGACGCTTCTAGTTACACAAACCTTGATTTCATGTGGTGGCGTGAAATGTGTCAGAACTTGAATCATAACGCAACACACGTCTGCATTTGCATTATCAGCACTGCTGTCATGTACAACAGAACCACAAGCTTGCAATGCATTAGCCAAGAATTTGaatgtgtttgcatgttttttttggttgaactgaaTCCAGGTTGTGTGAAGATGGTTAACTTACAGACACCGAGGCGTCTTTATCCAGCTTGTACTTTGCAGCAACTCCGAATCGCGTGCTGTTGCTGCCAGTCGTCCAGGCTAAAGTGACGGCCGTCTCCAGCTGATCACTGATCTTCTGATAGACAGATCCTCCAAACTCAGCTCCGTCATTACTGATGACagatttattaaaacatacattaaatattgaagaaaaggttaaaggggtcatatgacgttgctaaaaataacattattttatgtatttggtgtgattcaatgtgtttatgcgggTTAAggttataatgtacattattgttctcctctatgccccgcctttctgaaaaaCATTGatctttacaaagctcatcgttctgaaaagcgaggtgtgctgtgattggccagctgtctagtgtgttgtgattggccgaattcctcaagcatgtgactgaaatgttacgccccttaccataccgTGATGCTGTCTCCAAAACAAAACCAatgaaacccattacaaacgaggcagttTCTGCATCCAGTgcggacataattactgattataatgacttatactgtctttttactcGTTGCATTGCATATCACGCTGCGTAAAagtaaaaccatgtctgcatttgtgatcggagaaacacaAACCAAAGCGcttctctacactgctcaaagcTGGCGTTTCAATCATCAGTggaaaattctttaaatatgtaaacgtacttacaggctgtgagtcagaagcaccagattcaACATttggcggcattatgcaaatcttcccacatcgtgatgtagacatgtgggggcgtgtttaaatgagcctTTTTAGGAAGGCGTGTTTgaatcttaacttttataaaacatATCTTTTTCAGACTTTAGTCTTTGGAACTTTACAGCTCtgctttatgcaccaagagcttgtaacactccaaagagggtgtaactttaagtaaaaaatattgaataaataagtaatacagtgcttaaatatatttaataaaacactcTCTAGGGTTTTTTCTTTCTGGATAACTAACAAGTTTACGGTCACTGAGTGACTTGCCCGAGCTAATGTTACATCATGTGACACATTGACGTCTTTCCgcggttgaaacactgattgagtgaGACGTGATTAATTTCTGTAAGCTGTTTCTTATCATCTTTATCTTGTGCTGTAACTGAGTTTCATGTCAAAAGTGACAAAGCATAAAAGTTATTACTGGAGGGGAAAACAGCATCCACTAAAAGATCGATTCTTGCGATTTAAGAATTGATATCGGTTTCAATGAAATTAgaatttattaagattgataaatcaatattttaatccCAGCTCTAATATCAGCAGGGTCGTAGCTAGCTAAATcagaatatttcatatttaaaaacataaaaaaggtaaCACGAGCCTGTGTTTTGAGAAATAAgtcttgtgagatataaacacaaaatTGCATTATATAAACGTATGTATTTTTCgtgcaattttaataaaaaaaatgaaataaattgcgactttttatctcaaaattctaacacatttgtgaatttcTAAATCACAATTCTTCTAAaaaggaaaaaagtcagaattgtgaaataaaaagttgcaatttaattaaattttatataatatataatgaggTTTTTCATTGACTCTTACACGTTGGTGTGAAGCTGGAAGTCTCCTGCCTTGTATCCCAAAGCAAAGTTATTTTGCACCAGTTTGGATTTGGCCATGTCAAACGCTATCTCATAGCCCACTAGCCAGCCTTCGTATCCCAGAACCGCTGCAGAGTGCACAACCGGACCCTCGAAATCAACATCACAGCTCACATTGACAAAGTCACGCTTGTAGCCAGTCTTCAGTTTACCACTTTTCTtgctaaagaaagaaaaacaccgTCAAAGACACCACACCAGATCGTCAAACCAGCCTTAATGCGTCAGATACTAACAACTCACCTTGTGTTAGGTACAAAAGACGTATCCAGAGCCACTTTCAACCCCTGGACGAGCTGAGGAGACGATACAGCAAATTATGAACATGGCAGCAAACCATAGCGATCCTAAGGAGAGAGTTTTTCCAGACCTGGTCTTCTACAGACACTTCTGTACTGAGCATGTTGTCTGTGTTCCACTTCTGGTTCAAACTCAATCCCAGATCTTTCATCTTATACTTGGTCTCCAGACTCCCGCCGGCTTTTCCCGTGTCCGTGTTGGTGGATCCAGACGTGTTGAACTCCTGCAGTTGGATTAGAGTTTATGAACAGgattaatatatatttctaaatataaactTGGCATGCATTAGCAACCAACCGCTTTTTTAATCAACTTCAAATCAAAAACACCAGACTGTTACCTACTTTTTGTGATTTAAGgtaatagtttgcaatttcactaagtctgagtgtttttttttttttaatagagaaAATAGTAtagattaatataataatatattggacttttttttactgacaattatttatgattaatttGTAATTACGAAATTATCTGTAGTGATATATAAACCAAGGCAATCCATGTTTTTTTTGGATATTTGaccattttaaacttttattttaatttatattattttaatattatttatacagtattctaatatttatttatattttcaattagtttttagttttatatattcagttttaattttaaatttagtaaatgtatttttgcttttaacatttttttagtttttgtttttatatattatttatatatttaattaattatttatatattttcatcttaaacttatttcagttatttgccaaggcaacatttttaattttgatttaagtttaagtttttcagtatttctcttttatttcagttaccgAATAACCAATTTTTCTACAGTATTAacgaataatatatattttataatattaatttgagTTATAGTTAGAAACAACCACACTGCTACGGAAAACCCTGTAATTACCAATTTactaaattatagatttttctccatttttaataacaaatttcagtgttaattttaattgttttttttttttcattttagttttagctacaaatAACAACACTGTTTCCCGAAAACCCtgtcatttcacatttaaaaacaactgaCAGAAAGTCTACACTTGTgcattattaaaaacaacatattaaattaaataaacaataaaacagacaTTGAACATGTCTCATGACAGTACTGGATGGCAGATGGCGAGTGATGTGACAGAATGAGGTTTATTTTGATTGTGACCCAGAAACACAGAGGGGACAGGACGGGACTCTTGTTTAACTCCAGAGCGATGTCGGTTGTGTAGTCAGAGAGAAATGATTCAAAATTAAATTCAcatgacatgaaaataattaacCACAAAAAAACTGACATCAAGATAAAGACTCAAACAGTTCTGTCTGTATGGTAAATGATGTGTGAAGGGGACCACAGAGATGTGTGGGCCTTTACAGTGAAACCTGCCACATCACACAAACACCCCTACATTAATCTTACCATCTAAATGTATTTCCCAAAATGGTGCATCAAAGACATACAAATTGCATTAATTTTTGAATTCATAACAAGCATTAAGGTAATGGAATGTGCACTTTaagttttgagtttgtttcttcatcagatttggagaaatgtagcattgcatcagtgtctcagcaatggatgatctgcagtgaatgggtgccgtcagaatgaaagtccaaaacatcacaataatccatacaactccagtccagcagttaatgtcttgtgaagctgcttgtttgtaagaaacaaatccattattaagatgttttaacttcaaactatagcttctggctaaaatacgagtcctctatAAAATTGCTTTCTCTAATGGTAAAGCTGTCAGCTCTGAATTAGGAGGGAAATCTGCACAGATGAAGCATCGTTTACAaaccaaaacagctctaaacaaagaTGTGGCTTGATTTTAACgcgagagacaacaggagatggactgcGGAAGCttcattatggattatagactcgtATTCTGCCCAgaagttaaaaacgtcttaatgatagatttgtttctaacaaacaaGCATCTTTTGGTTTCACCagacattgtgatgtttttatcagctgtttggactctcattctgacggcacccattcactgcagagcatccattgctgagacactgatgcagtgctacatttctccaaatctgatgaagaaacaaactcatctacatcttggataaaaTAATGAAACTATAACTAACTCACCACTCCATTTTGAGATTTAGTCTTGAGGTCCAATTTTACAATCCCAAAAcctacaaacaaaacaaagacaggaATTACAGCAGAACGCAATTCATCCTAACATCTTCTCCAAAACAAGAGTTTTCTCACCGTAACCCTTGCTGAAAATGTCCTTGGCTGCTTTTCCCAGGTCTGAGTATGCAGGAGGAACTGCCATTATATCTGATTCATAAACTAAAGGGAAAATATCAGCATTTGTCTTAAGAAAGCTACAAAAATGTCAAAAGAAAGCGGGGATCAAACCGCAGATAAAACAAACCCACAAAATGGCATAATCAGTTATCAAACCCACTGTGTGCATGCAGTTCATAGTAGTTGCTCATTTTTAAAACCTTGTTAAATAAGCTTTCATAATCTGTACATGATTGCACTGCCAATGCCAACACATTTCACttataaacatattaa includes these proteins:
- the tor4aa gene encoding torsin-4A; translation: MIRRRSSQSLPVNVHLAVRKSVPLLFSPHQSSFKRNLMFQNHTSECFPKMGEQDPSDRLRGDQLKETKENGTGSFSQFSSSVRAMVRIRQKYQAMKKRRLEIAAVSSQSFMSPRSSPKVFTFDNLPDTINSNTTSPRKRKKKRKARVLYPSSSLRAVPTKERSRAKKCLYLLFIIVFLQIYNAIENLDDHVLKYDLDGLEKTLKREVFGQQEVADSLLGHLHDYLSTYVHNKPLVLSLHGPTGVGKSHVGRLLAQHFRSVVGEDLVMQYFILHHCPTDDDIPQCTKSLDSHVTEMVTQAEEQEKIPVFIFDEVEHMPRQLLDTLQDLIHPKNNNEYLNAIYILISNLGHEDITKFVLQNSSVAVSGRLSLSQELNPWLRGYLERYHMLFLEADILPFMLLEKSHVLDCFIDEMSREGFYPDRSHVEKLAEELSYYIVGEREFSQTGCRQVVAKVNLL
- the zgc:56235 gene encoding voltage-dependent anion-selective channel protein 2-like, producing the protein MAVPPAYSDLGKAAKDIFSKGYGFGIVKLDLKTKSQNGVEFNTSGSTNTDTGKAGGSLETKYKMKDLGLSLNQKWNTDNMLSTEVSVEDQLVQGLKVALDTSFVPNTSKKSGKLKTGYKRDFVNVSCDVDFEGPVVHSAAVLGYEGWLVGYEIAFDMAKSKLVQNNFALGYKAGDFQLHTNVNDGAEFGGSVYQKISDQLETAVTLAWTTGSNSTRFGVAAKYKLDKDASVSAKVNNASLIGVGYTQTLRPGVKLTLSALIDGKNFNTGGHKVGLGFELEA